DNA sequence from the Salvia splendens isolate huo1 chromosome 19, SspV2, whole genome shotgun sequence genome:
GGTAGTAGatattatgcaatttttttttaaatgtctaactttaaaattaaatattattctcTGTCTGCGATGTAAagctcatttttctattttgggatgtTCATGatattatgcaatttttttcaaatgtctaactttaaaattaaatattattttctgtCTGCAATGTGAagctcatttttccattttgagatGTTCGAGATTTGAAGttccatttacttttttttccaatttagaTAGGTGAATCAACCATTCAACTAAATCATTACATTTACAATCTaataaacaaatatataaaagtgaagtacatatttcataaacttatattttcactttttttatccattctttctttctttattttatcaattaatattaatttttattaccAAAATAAACTTTTAAAATACTTCGTAAAATCTAAACCTTTACTAGTTTACATATtacatgttttgtttattttaaaaagTCTAATTATTTATCTTAGTAAATATAATTGTGTAATATTTGAAATGATTTTGGATTTTATAGATTTAGGTGCTTCACTCACTTATTGTACAAACCTCACCGATGAATCCTTAATTTCTTATACTTAATAGGTAGTGATATAATTACCTGTTTACaattataaaatactttatttcTTGTAATATAATAAGGAGTAATAATGGATCTGTATTCATACATCTTTTAAAATCAATTACCTATAACCAAAAAATGATCAAATCATTACAATTTAAGTTTATATATAGTTTTTAGATGAATAACATGTATGTGCAACCTAATACATGTTTATACTTTACCAGAGATaggtaattattattattattattattattattattattattattattattattattattattacaccTCCTATTTGAGTATAAATATACtatcatttatttataattaaaagatatattaattatacataactataaatatttaatttcgcTCCTTCGTTTCCGGATTTTTGATCCACGACTAATCTCgctatattattttatctaatgAAACGAAACGTTGTCTTAGTTTATGAGTTTGCAGTCCTGAGATGTTGTTTGAGCAAATTAAAGTCTGTTTTATTTTAGTATATATGTACATAATCCTTCAttcaatttgttatttttatgtttgtaaATATTGTTACCAATACCATCTCCTTTATCAGGATCATTCATCGTTTCTATTTGAGGTAAGATCGGACGTAGTATCTTCTTTcatggaaaacaaacaagaagaagagaagatgaAAAGTGTGTCGAATCTGGCCCTAGATCTGAAGGGGGAAGCTGAGATTAAAGATTCCTTCACATTTGAGGAGCTTAAACCAAAGCCACAACCGTCACCACCATCAGTATGGCACGTACCAAaggttataaatattttattactattattattactttattgataaaaataaaggtTAATTTTGGTACTAAACATATgatcaaaatacgaatttggtccaaaacattcgcTTTTTAaaaaacaggtccataacaaataagGGCGTGTTCACATTCTCCTATATGTTAAAGCCAGGAAATAAATCTTGGCTAGAATTTGGAGGTAGGACCCACCACTAAAGAATTCAATTTCCATGTTCACGGAACAAGTTTTGGCCACGTATCACATTGGTAGAAATGTAATTTTACCTTCAATTCTGGTTGTGGGAAACTTTCCCAGATACAAAAACTACCTCGGAGCCGTGTTTTAAAATTGGTCATTTCATGAGTGAATAGTGCGGGCTTTTGTCTTTTCTAGGGCTTTGAAGTAATAAATATATGAAACTGAACGGGAGAATTTCTCAAGAATTAACCCCAATTCTTGGTATATCTATGAATCTGAACGGCTCCTAAAAGTATCGCCGAATTAGTCCTTTTTCAATGGTTCCGTAAAAAAACTTACGGTCAATGCTAATTGCACGGTGgtatgaccgttagttttttttatggcACCGTCAAAAAAGGACCACTCCGAtaagaatttcatttgttatgaacctgtttttcaaaaagtgaatgttttggactaaGTTCGTATTTTGATCATATATTTAGAAcaaaaattgacctttactcttaaTTATTAGCTGGTTTTTGGAGTTTAGATATTACCACTATTTTCACTTATACATGCTTGAGGAAGGTAATCAGAAAAGAAAGAAGTTGAGTTCTTATGGTCTTAGTATGGTgtagagttttttttaagttaacattgtgaaaatatttaaaattattaacatTATTGATGTCGATTTGTTGGCTGCTGAATCATAACTTTGGTTTAAACGAATAACTTTCTATAGTGTTAGAtgttatacaatttttttttttgtaaaaaatgtctaactttaaaattgaataatctTTTAGGATGAAGTATTTTTTATACCATATGCACCCACAGATAAAAAAATGTTGAATCAGACAACAAATCAAATATTGCAAATAATGATCCTTTCACCGACTACCGCGGTTGTAGTATGTACTCTGATGAAtcagcgaatttttgatgatgataaatgctcgtaaaaataaattacgacacagagaattttacgtggttcgatttactgaggtaaatctacgtccacggggagaaatgggggcaggtttgtattgcttgatctgcgaattacagcttacaacacagacttgctatatgattatttctctagagagattcttaGAATTTAACCGAAGAAGAAgcccttatctatctgacctaggttctatttatacagtgaaccaagatcgtggcatgcagcatttattaggtagtggatgtcgtggagatcgtggcgaccttgcatgggtccactatcctgcatgagttaatgactgcttgacaccactaaatagatcgtgggtgtagtggaggtggaaatcttgcatgagtccactatctcctcgttcggtcgaatactgagaccgaactgctgaactttgccgagcagcttttgccgatctgagagtagagctcgatgccgacctgagagcagagcttgatgagttggctttcaccgagctgtaggctggggccgaactctttggttgtgccgaactgaactctttagtcacgccggactgatactctttagtcatgccgaactgatactctgtcttgggctttactgctgttgggcttgtttagtacgtactccatcactaccccccccgaaaagcgaagtgaatcacttcggcattctggataaaagtatggggtaagttgatgtttgtccacggtctcatgaagtgaactcttctttgaccggacttggtttgtgtcctaatttggcgagttttatcgctcggatcgaactttccgttgtcctaatttggggatcggactttcccttgtcctaattcggcgagttttatcgcgtggatcggactttccctagtcgtaattcaggcaagttttatcgcgagaatcagacttttgttgcagttcgtttcagacgaagtgcttgattcttaagccgaattgtggtcttgtatcttctgtagaagctttgactcgcaatcgttggcttgttgcagctcgtttcagacgaactgcttgtttaagctgaattgtggtcttgtatcttctgtagaagctttgactcacaattgttggcttgttgcagctcgtttcagacgaactgcttgtttaagctgaattgtggtcttgtatcttctgtagaagctttgactcacaatcgtgtgcttgtatatgttctaagaaggggatcagccttcgaagaacaagatacctcagtaacatttgtaagagacgacacgcacagagacagacaaaacatacagacaaaacgcacagagacaaataaagactaaacaaaccaaataaagcacattgagcaaacaggactcaagactgactgaccggactgtctcttacaaatggaactttttgaggttggaaatgtgccatgttcggggtacctgttctcctgacatgtgagccaatttgtaagaccctttgccgaggacttctgatacccgatacggaccttcccatgtgggttcgagcttgcccagcttttctgctcggcttacttcgttgttcctcaggacgagatctcccacttgaaattgcagcttcttcaccctttggttgtaataccgggctacttgctccttgtacttggctgcttttatgcatgccaattctcttctttcttcggcaagatctagctcggctctcagtccgtcgtcattcatttctgaggagaaatttagagttcggggactgggtacgccgatctccaccggaatcacggcttcagtgccgtataccagactgtacggagtttcaccgttggaggttgtgggtgtagttcggtaggaccataggacttgagggagattttctacccattgtcctttggcttgttctaaccgagcttttaaccctttcaccaggatacgatttgttacctccgtttgtccgtttgcttgtggatgagagaccgaagtgaaccgctgttgaatattcagctcttggcaccaattcttgaacgtcttgtcggtgaactgagtcccgttatccgagatgaggatgtggggtatgccgaatcggcacactatgttcttccagacgaaatccaatgccttcgagctcgttatcgtagctaatggttcagcttccacccacttcgtaaagtagtccacggcaacgattaggaatttcatttgccgaggagcttgaggaagtggtcccactatgtctatgccccattgcatgaaaggccaagggctttgcatagtggatagatcggtctgcggcattcttgggatatttgcatggatttggcacttcgggcatgtcttgacgagctgcactgcttcttgtaccaaggttggccaataatatccccatcttagaacttttttagctaaagctctagctccgatgtggctgccgcacgatccttcatgaacttctctgaggatgtagtccgtctcttctggtcctacgcaccgcaataacggctggaggtaagactttctaaagaggactccttcatgaagttcgtaccgaagtgctcggcacgtgatcttccgagcttctctcttatcctcgggcaactgtccttgatccagatactgcaagatcgatgtcatccagttcggcgagctggatactgaatgtacctcggcttcatcaatgcttcgatgcattaattcttccgcctttgagctcggatctgaggccaacttacttaaggtatctgctcggctattttccgctctgggaacgcggattatccgaaaataggagaaacttcggctgatgctttgcgctttgtccaaatacttcttcattctctcgtcacgagcttcacttgtactcaacatgtgatttactatgacttgtgaatcacaatggactttgagagatttgacgagcagactttgcgctaactggagtccggcaaggagggcttcgtactcggcttcattattagtagtggggaataggaaccgaagtgagtaggttacctcgtgtccgtcgggagcgacgagtaaaataccagctccacttcccatcttgtttgaagctccatctacgaatccgctccagcagtctggcggctctacttcggattccaagggctgtgttagttcggcattggcagaatttttttgttcggcaataacagggattgcttgatcgaacttggcctctgtaagaaaatctgccaaggcttgtcccttgatggctttccgaggtaggtactcgattgagtgttctcccagctctatggcccatttggcgattctgcctgatgcttctggcttggtcaaaacttgccgaagaggcagatcggttaagacacataccttgtgagcatagaagtatggccgcagtctccttgctgcatttactaacgccagagcaattttttccagaggttgataccttgtttctggacctcttaatgctcggcttgtaaagtagatgggaaactgctttaggccttcttctcgtacaagcaccgcgctgatggtttgatctgatgccgctaagtataagaatattacttcggcttcggttggaacagagagaataggaagctcggctagataacttttgagctcgtcaaaggcctttttctgctcggctccccactcgaactttggtgcctttttcaacaccttgaagaacggcagttgcttttcggctgcttgggaaaggaatcgattcagtgcggctagacatccggttagcctttgcacgtcatgtatggacttcggcattgccatgttctgaacgacttgaacttttgaggggtttgccttgagtccgtccttcgaaacccaacaacccagaaactttcccgaatctaccaaaaaggtacacttttggggattaagtttgaggttggctttcttgagcacgttgagagtggacttgaggttgtgctcgtactccgaagtgcttttgcttttgacgactatatcgtcaacatacacttcgacctcctttccaatcaggtgccgaaaaagcttgtctaccatcctttgataagtggctccggcattctttaaaccgaatggcatctttttataagcgaaaatgccgaaatcggtaatgaaagctgttttcggagcgtcactctcatccatcaacacttggtgatatcctttgtataaatcaagaaaacagaaaatttcgaagccgatcaaagcttctacttttttatctatattcggaaggggatagcaatctttaggacagtgcttgtttagatcggtaaaatctatgcacatccgccatcctccttcttttttcttgatcatcacaggattggccacccaggaaggatatttcacctcgaatagtacatccgcttttagtaattggcggacttcgtcatggatgacttggcttctttctgccgcaaagagtctttgcttctgttttatcggccggaccgaaggatcaatatttaaccgatgagtgattacctcggggggcactccggtcatgtccaacggagaccatgcaaagacatctttgtactccttgaggagctgaatggtcttttcccggagtaaaggcgttcctgcgaagccgaccttgaccgttctggatggatcatcttcgtataactgaacggtcattgagttcggctctgaagtgacttcggtcatctcgcttgcctctgactccggttgctgtgattgctatgcttgatggtgccgaactgattgctcggcacttttaagcgcaatctgcagacattcttttgctctcttttgatcacctcggatgaccgctatcccacctttagtggggatcttgatggtgaggtgataagtagagcaaacggcccgaactgtgttgagccagtctctccccaggatgatgttgtacggggaccgagctttcaccacaaagaactcgatcatcgtattggagcttgtaggcgcttttcccaccgtgatcggaaggctgataataccttctgggcgggtgtcctcctgggcgaaacttttcagaggaagtggagccggattgagccgagctggatccacttccattttatcgaaacattctttaaaaagaatgctgactgacgctcctgtatccacaaatactctgtggatcagtttgtttgccactccggcttgaatgacaatagcgtcttggtgaggagagatggctgggacgggatcggcgtctgaaaatgtaatcatttcgtctttcttcagccttttatgtgttggctcctcttgattggaacctctgcgttctgcttttagggacgacttggtcttcccggcagggagagcatcaatagtcaggattactccatcatattgcggctcgtcgtcgtcttcgggatcctcatgccttttcggatcctgaggattgcagttcgcacctttctgctttttgttctttttcggctgcttgctttggtatttttttaacgttcctgttttcacaagaacatcaatacctgcagccaaatctcggcactcctcggtatcgtgaccgtgggtgtgatggaaggagcaatattgatcctgaggtcgccgcgcggctgatttcgtcattcgctttggtctttcgaacatatcggaatgtagttcgaaaatttccgctcttgacttgttcagtggtacgaactgagcgggcggcttctcgggattgagacggggtcccaatctgtcttgcaccggagccctttgaattctttcaaatggagtccggcgaggatgcccgcgatcgctatgatcgggcttccttctgtcttctcgggacgatgagctgtctaacgaccgtttgagacggtctgcctcatcggcccgggagtactggtccgcaatgtcccacatttcctgagctgtctgcggaccgcactcaacgagcttcctgtagagagctccgggcaggattccattttggaatgccgagatgacaagcagatcgttgagatcgtctacttgcaggcattccttgtggaatcttgtcatgaagtcgctgattttttcgtcgcgaccttgacgaatggaaagcagctgagccgaagtgatccgggcttccgctttctgaaagaacctcctgtggaaagcatccattagatctcggtaggatctaatgctgccttgaggaaggctgtcgaaccatcttctggcgttcccgacgagcagctcgggaaacagcttgcacatgtggacctcattgagaccctggttcgccatattatattgatagcgtcccaagaaatcatgaggatcctctagcccgtcataagtcattgacggtgtccggtagttccgcggcaaaggagttcgggtgatgtcgtccgagaacggagtctttaatgctccgtacatggcgaacccgacatctcttcggtacggaggagatggagttctcctgtggttccggtaccgaggaggaacaggaacatgtcggggttgaggattctttctcctggaagacacgtcactactgcggtagtgactttcatgtctggatgaggagggagaatccgtcgttgtcttctccggctgttggctcttctgcaggaaggttaagaactcctcctgcttctcggccaagaacagcttgacagcttcatttaaatcgggctgctgggaagactcggtgcgatgactcctggagtggcttgttcctccttcgtgagaaccggaggtagatgtctcccgaggccgtttttcagacctgcgagctggactagcttcctcacggtgatcacgaacggtattacgggtggtatgtgatctggtatgcatttttttttttttttttggggtggaaaaagggtcaaaaattcgctttatcacaaatttggttctctgtttcccacagacggcgccagtgatgaatcagcgaatttttgatgatgataaatgctcgtaaaaataaattacgacacagagaattttacgtggttcgatttactgaggtaaatctacgtccacggggagaaatgggggcaggtttgtattgcttgatctgcgaattacagcttacaacacagacttgctatatgattatttctctagagagattcttaGAATTTAACCGAAGAAGAAgcccttatctatctgacctaggttctatttatacagtgaaccaagatcgtggcatgcagcatttattaggtagtggatgtcgtggagatcgtggcgaccttgcatgggtccactatcctgcatgagttaatgactgcttgacaccactaaatagatcgtcggtgtagtggaggtggaaatcttgcatgagtccactatctcctagttcggtcgaatactgagaccgaactgctgaattattgccgagcagcttttgccgatctgagagtagagcttgatgccgacctgagagcagagcttgatgagttggctttcaccgagctgtaggctggggccgaactctttggttgtgccgaactgaactctttagtcacgccggactgatactctttagtcatgccgaactgatactctgtcttgggctttactgctgttgggcttgtttagtacgtactccatcatacTCCTCCTATCAGGTAACTCAAACATGAGAGGTGATTGCTAATTGAGCGACTTGTAGGCGCCTATGGTTACATGGCAATATCACCattaactttttaatttttatcccTCAATATTTTCTCTATCCGATTTAGTAGTTTCTTCCACACTCACGTCATACCATATATCCTCTCTCTATAATTCTTGCTCTCGTATTtaggggtgagcattcgggtttcggttcagtCTTTTGCCCAGCTCAAACCGAACTGACACGTGACACTCAAGATTCGAAATATGTAAAGTATTATAACAACGCATCGAGTTTATTATCTACATTGAACTACAACATTGTCGATTATtcaataactacaaaaatttgaTTCTCTAATTCACCTTTACTGGATTAAATAAGCTGTCTTATAAATCCGTCACTTTGCGGTCGACCTTAGTTTTGATATGGaactaattttatatattttgacttaggattttttctttttttggaataACTCCAGAGCGTAATATCTGATGATATGAAGATGACCCAGAGGCAGCGAGAGGTAAAATTAATCCCTAATCAAAGCTATGAAGAAGATGAGCTTGTGAGTGCAGAGATGGACAAGGAATCTGACTTATATCTAGCAACCATAAGTGGTGATCTCGACCAGGTCAAAACAATTTTGAATATAGATCCTGAAGGTGATATTTTATCTTGGCTGAGCCCTATTCAAAACACATTTCTTCATGTTGCAGCCAAACATAGAAACCTAGATATAGTGAAATTCATAGCCAGTACAAAACCATCTCTCGTCTTGGCCAAGAACTTCAATGGAGACACTGTGTTGCATCTCGCAGCAAAAGGTGGAGATGAACCTATTGTAAGAGCCCTTGTGCGAGATCTCTCTCATAATCACACGGAGAAGCGTAATCTACTGATAGCAGAGAATGATATGGGAAACACAGCCTTGCATCAAGCATTATTTAATGATCAAATATCAATTGCTAGTTTTTTGATCCAGCAAGAACCTGAGCTATCATATCACCTAAACAAGCATGGAGAATCTGCCATTTATTTGGCGGTTAAAGCTGGTCTTGTAGAATGCGTCTCTTCTATTCTTGCTCAGTGCACGGATGAGAGCCGCCTAAATCTGCTTTTCCAGAATAAATCACCCTTTCAAGCAGCAATTGAGAGGGATGAAATAGGTATGCGATAGCGATTCGATTTCCCACTTGGTTGGAAACTGGAAAATGGTAAAACTCATTGGTTTTTTTTCATGCATCAGTTGTTTTAGAAGCCATAATCAAGGCGGAGCCAAAATTAATCCAGATGAGTGACAGTGAAGAAAGAAATCCGCTTCATTTCGCTGCATATTTGGGTAACCTAGAAGCAACACAATACCTGCTACAAAAATGTAAGAGAAATGCAACTAGAAGAGACAAAAGAGGTGAACTGCCTATTCATTTGGCAGCACTTGAAGGCCATGTTGACGTCATTCACACTTTGCTCCTATACCCCCCCGAAGCAGAGGAGCTGCTCGACAACTCTGGTCAAAATATTCTACACATTGCTGCCCGGAGTGGAAAATATAATGTGTTCCGTTTCATTCTCAAGAATCCAAATCTCAACTCCCTCAtaaacatgaaaaataaatccgGAGACACGCCCCTGCATATTGCCACCAGGAATGATCATGCTAAGATAGTCAGTACCTTAACCTGGGACCAGCGGGTCGACATTAAGGCGGTTAACAACAATGAAATGACAGCCCTTGATGTTGCTTATGAAAAAAGGATAGATAATCCTTCTTTTGCAAAGGTATGTATGTACAGTTAGTTAACTATCTTATGATGGAATACAGTAGAATACATGTATTGATATCACGGTATGCGTTTCAGCGTTTGACTTGGGCTGCTCTGAAATCTGCATCTGTTCCTCAAAATTCAGATTCATATAGGAATGTGAATGTCAACTTGGATGTCTATAAGGAAAGAGTAAGCACTCTCTTGGTTGTGGCAACTCTGGTCGCCACAGTAGCTTTTGCAGCTGGTTTCACCATGCCTGGTGGCTACATTAGCTCTGAAACTGGCACTGATTTGGGCAAGGCAACATTGTGGAAGGACACGGTGttccatgtttttgttttatgcGACACAATAGCCATGTACACTTCACTCGTCGTTGTCACAGCTCTCATCTGGGCTCAACTAGGTGATACCACCTTAGTCATCTATGCCCTTGAGCTTGCGGCACCTTTGCTCGGAGTTGCTCTGATCATGATGTCCATTGCTTTCACAGCGGGAGTTACCATAGTTGTTACCAAACTCAGGTGGCTCCAAATCACTATGCTGGCCATGAGTACATCATTCATCGCCCTATTGCTTCTGCTACTGCTTCCCTTGTGTGCACCACTCACTTCAAGGAGTCGGATACTACGGTATCTTTC
Encoded proteins:
- the LOC121779584 gene encoding protein ACCELERATED CELL DEATH 6-like, whose amino-acid sequence is MENKQEEEKMKSVSNLALDLKGEAEIKDSFTFEELKPKPQPSPPSVWHVPKSVISDDMKMTQRQREVKLIPNQSYEEDELVSAEMDKESDLYLATISGDLDQVKTILNIDPEGDILSWLSPIQNTFLHVAAKHRNLDIVKFIASTKPSLVLAKNFNGDTVLHLAAKGGDEPIVRALVRDLSHNHTEKRNLLIAENDMGNTALHQALFNDQISIASFLIQQEPELSYHLNKHGESAIYLAVKAGLVECVSSILAQCTDESRLNLLFQNKSPFQAAIERDEIVVLEAIIKAEPKLIQMSDSEERNPLHFAAYLGNLEATQYLLQKCKRNATRRDKRGELPIHLAALEGHVDVIHTLLLYPPEAEELLDNSGQNILHIAARSGKYNVFRFILKNPNLNSLINMKNKSGDTPLHIATRNDHAKIVSTLTWDQRVDIKAVNNNEMTALDVAYEKRIDNPSFAKRLTWAALKSASVPQNSDSYRNVNVNLDVYKERVSTLLVVATLVATVAFAAGFTMPGGYISSETGTDLGKATLWKDTVFHVFVLCDTIAMYTSLVVVTALIWAQLGDTTLVIYALELAAPLLGVALIMMSIAFTAGVTIVVTKLRWLQITMLAMSTSFIALLLLLLLPLCAPLTSRSRILRYLSYYPFCLLVLVSSTKPSTAPNH